One Rhodoluna sp. KAS3 DNA window includes the following coding sequences:
- a CDS encoding MFS transporter — translation MTNQKRLGLWFAGTSAIFFTRALLFSTFVSRGPEVKAALNLNTAEMGLLSMVFPAGGITGILFAGLLVNRFGTRKVNAATYIIAGLSFVALGPAVVSGNLFLASAALFFVGLPMAISDFVGNIEGTAVDKASKRSLFPAIHGLFGVGMLTGATLASWLIASNVGLDVSFIAVGIFAGAVSVVAGLTFDTRPKKQITSSGNQSDKKHALRVWTEKRSLLIAVIGFSFILAEGAAGVWVPIALTQTGFSGSEAAFAFGVFWIVITIGRLIGGSIVDLIGRRMVVLLSALITSSGILVFMAVDFIALPYMGLVLWGLGMAIGFPMAIASMSDEPTMAPARINMIISVVYISGITVGPALGAVGQVAGLYVAFGIPLVMMLLSAALSGVTRPLAKN, via the coding sequence ATGACTAATCAAAAGCGCTTGGGACTATGGTTCGCCGGCACATCTGCAATCTTCTTTACCCGCGCACTTTTGTTCTCAACTTTTGTTAGCCGAGGCCCTGAGGTTAAGGCCGCACTCAATCTGAACACAGCCGAAATGGGCCTTTTGAGCATGGTCTTCCCGGCCGGTGGAATTACCGGAATCTTGTTTGCTGGGTTGCTGGTGAATCGGTTTGGAACCCGGAAGGTAAACGCCGCCACCTACATAATTGCCGGCTTGAGTTTTGTTGCCCTGGGCCCAGCCGTTGTATCGGGCAACCTGTTCTTGGCCTCAGCAGCGCTGTTCTTTGTCGGCTTGCCGATGGCCATCAGCGACTTTGTCGGCAACATTGAAGGTACGGCTGTCGACAAAGCTTCAAAGCGCTCACTATTTCCGGCCATTCACGGATTATTTGGCGTCGGTATGCTCACCGGTGCAACTTTGGCCAGCTGGTTGATTGCGTCCAATGTTGGCCTCGATGTTTCGTTTATCGCAGTGGGTATTTTTGCCGGCGCGGTTTCTGTGGTTGCCGGCCTAACCTTTGACACCCGACCGAAAAAGCAAATTACCTCTTCAGGTAATCAAAGCGATAAAAAGCATGCTCTGCGGGTATGGACCGAAAAGCGCAGCTTGCTGATTGCGGTTATCGGATTCTCATTCATCCTGGCCGAGGGCGCCGCGGGTGTTTGGGTACCGATCGCACTAACCCAAACTGGATTCAGTGGCTCTGAGGCCGCCTTTGCATTTGGTGTTTTCTGGATTGTAATCACCATCGGTCGCCTAATCGGCGGAAGCATCGTTGACCTGATCGGTCGACGAATGGTTGTTCTTCTCTCGGCGTTAATTACCTCTTCAGGTATTTTGGTTTTCATGGCGGTTGACTTCATAGCACTGCCTTATATGGGCCTTGTTTTGTGGGGCTTGGGCATGGCAATTGGATTCCCAATGGCTATCGCATCGATGAGCGACGAACCAACAATGGCGCCAGCACGAATCAACATGATCATCAGCGTTGTGTACATTTCTGGAATCACAGTTGGCCCGGCTTTGGGCGCTGTAGGTCAAGTTGCCGGGCTCTACGTAGCCTTTGGAATTCCGCTGGTGATGATGTTGCTATCCGCTGCACTTAGCGGTGTCACTCGCCCACTAGCCAAGAACTAG
- a CDS encoding TdeIII family type II restriction endonuclease — translation MEEKIRLIVSSAVSAWAAGFEQRHIDEYDNPDGVINSKVHNIFVAALGDEIRFFSALSRSLDSSLGNLIESIAISIAKVNFEVSQQVEGVLYAEQTAKIGALLERYKNSADSHKPAIEHYQDFPMKGEGQKHSKRHDSDYILKHKTRGDYSLIELKLGGDLDNKKARSEKEALLEQYCILANQLGSDENIRIYFATGYNRYGEGNPWKQGRVLQFFAKDELLISSDFWNFVADSPKGYEIVLDEYRKNAHLISDSINRVKKTYL, via the coding sequence ATGGAAGAAAAAATCAGGCTGATTGTTAGTTCAGCCGTCTCAGCTTGGGCTGCTGGTTTTGAACAGCGACACATTGACGAATACGACAACCCTGACGGCGTAATCAACTCCAAGGTTCATAACATCTTTGTCGCTGCTCTTGGCGATGAAATCCGCTTTTTTAGTGCCTTGTCTCGTTCGCTTGATAGCAGTCTTGGAAATCTCATTGAGAGCATTGCTATCAGTATTGCGAAAGTCAATTTTGAAGTCAGCCAGCAGGTTGAAGGTGTTCTCTACGCAGAGCAGACAGCAAAAATCGGAGCCTTGCTTGAACGCTATAAGAACTCCGCTGATAGCCACAAGCCGGCCATTGAGCACTACCAAGATTTCCCGATGAAGGGTGAAGGTCAAAAGCACAGCAAACGCCACGACAGCGACTACATCCTCAAGCACAAGACCAGGGGCGATTACTCACTTATTGAGTTGAAACTCGGTGGCGACTTGGACAACAAGAAAGCCCGTTCTGAAAAAGAAGCCCTGCTTGAGCAATACTGCATCTTGGCTAATCAACTTGGCTCTGACGAAAACATCCGCATCTATTTCGCAACTGGCTATAACCGCTATGGCGAGGGCAATCCTTGGAAACAGGGTCGTGTTCTTCAGTTTTTTGCCAAAGACGAGCTGCTAATCAGTAGCGATTTTTGGAACTTCGTTGCAGACAGTCCCAAGGGCTATGAAATCGTCCTTGACGAGTATCGCAAGAACGCCCACCTAATCAGCGACAGCATCAACAGGGTTAAGAAAACTTACCTATAA
- a CDS encoding DUF1905 domain-containing protein: MDIEFEGTVHRWRNNEGIFLVSLPKDLSDDIKEISEGMTNGWGSLKVEAKLGSVVWRTSIFPDPKTGCFDLPLKAEVRKKNNIDEGSEVKVQLDVLGF, translated from the coding sequence ATGGACATTGAATTTGAAGGCACGGTTCATCGGTGGCGAAATAACGAGGGCATATTTCTAGTCAGTTTGCCCAAAGATTTGTCAGATGACATCAAAGAAATTTCAGAGGGCATGACCAACGGTTGGGGCTCACTGAAAGTAGAGGCCAAGCTGGGTTCAGTGGTTTGGCGCACATCGATATTTCCTGATCCCAAGACCGGCTGTTTTGACCTGCCTCTCAAAGCTGAGGTGAGAAAAAAGAACAACATCGATGAAGGCTCAGAGGTCAAAGTTCAATTGGATGTTCTTGGTTTCTAA
- a CDS encoding DNA adenine methylase, producing the protein MIDQELTPSPIFGSKLSPFVKWPGGKSGELKKIALAAPKTANRFIEPFLGGGSVLLSIDPSIKALGNDIVPELVALYRGSSTNDKGLYTELLRLVVAWNSFSKHETLWSDLAVAFIQGKSDISKALKAILEITKSDLKDFDEPFKTEFARRLTADLPKKMNRIGVLQEKHGRDLPQDELMENIEGLVRASFYMAIRSRYNKARSGEIFNDVRTADFFFIREYCYASMFRFNASDEFNVPYGGVSYNRKDFAVKVETLYSEAMRARLSNAEFHLSDFTEFVKKISPTKGDFMFLDPPYDSDFTDYDNRSFDNTDQGRLAKTLSELDANIMIVIGDTPLIRSLYPETHWNIQTDAMFYKWTVKSRNNREASHLTITNYDL; encoded by the coding sequence ATGATTGACCAGGAACTCACTCCATCGCCTATTTTTGGCAGCAAACTCTCCCCTTTCGTCAAGTGGCCGGGAGGGAAATCGGGCGAACTGAAGAAGATTGCCTTAGCAGCTCCTAAAACCGCCAATAGATTCATTGAGCCGTTTCTTGGTGGTGGCTCAGTCCTTCTCTCAATTGACCCAAGCATCAAAGCCCTGGGAAACGACATCGTTCCTGAGTTGGTCGCCCTATACAGAGGCAGTTCCACGAACGACAAAGGGCTCTACACAGAACTTTTGCGTTTGGTCGTTGCCTGGAACAGTTTTAGCAAACATGAGACCCTTTGGTCTGATTTAGCCGTTGCCTTCATCCAGGGAAAAAGCGACATCAGCAAAGCGTTGAAAGCCATCCTTGAAATCACAAAGAGCGACCTAAAAGATTTTGACGAACCATTCAAAACAGAGTTTGCGAGACGACTGACCGCAGACCTGCCAAAGAAGATGAACCGCATCGGCGTTCTTCAGGAAAAGCATGGACGAGACCTTCCTCAGGATGAACTCATGGAGAACATAGAGGGGTTAGTCCGAGCATCGTTCTACATGGCAATTCGCTCAAGGTATAACAAAGCCAGGAGTGGCGAAATCTTCAACGATGTAAGAACAGCGGATTTCTTCTTCATCCGAGAGTATTGCTACGCCTCTATGTTCCGTTTCAATGCCTCAGACGAGTTCAATGTTCCTTATGGTGGCGTTTCATACAACCGCAAGGATTTCGCCGTCAAAGTGGAAACACTTTATTCAGAGGCCATGCGAGCCAGGCTTTCAAATGCTGAGTTCCACTTGTCTGACTTCACTGAGTTTGTGAAGAAGATTAGTCCTACAAAGGGCGACTTCATGTTCTTAGACCCTCCATACGACAGCGACTTCACTGACTACGACAACAGGTCTTTTGATAACACTGACCAGGGCCGACTTGCGAAAACGCTGAGCGAACTGGATGCCAACATCATGATTGTGATTGGCGATACTCCACTAATTCGCAGCCTCTACCCTGAGACACACTGGAACATCCAAACCGATGCCATGTTCTACAAATGGACAGTCAAGTCAAGAAACAATCGTGAGGCGAGCCACCTGACGATTACGAACTATGACTTATAG
- a CDS encoding tyrosine-type recombinase/integrase: protein MVRRTSEELWQARSKPRKRGEGSVFEITVNGQRKFRATRTLYMNSDGTAVQVSGTGDSEQEAIRRRDENWKKRLVQMGELPLSALGAKPKELKMTTEEMFWAWLEWKSRQTASERRITPIVVSQYEGVIRLHIAPAFGKVPVRLVSKKIVEEFLFETLPNKRKTIKDSEGRLVETDEELIGLSKRRATQGVINMAFRWAYEEKLISENPTIGVPKIDKPISPAKDEHLEKKLWYPSYLAEKLEGQQDEARWMLMITCGLRASEKLGAEWSCFSRLTGGGLATFEVRQQLAIDPKTKRIYIKPDTKTTAGNRIIPLDKRMVKIMKNYKAIQDEWKKLPSWNPPKGLEDLVFTTPEGKPIRHQTDTKQWRSLLASLKMPFVRQHAMRHIAISSMVKLGMPIEIIRSIAGHQSEAITRATYTHLSPSAKIETITNYTDQVFKTRDKKNAEKGELAKPKSKASERKNTIEK, encoded by the coding sequence ATGGTCAGAAGAACATCAGAGGAACTTTGGCAGGCTCGCAGTAAGCCACGCAAGAGGGGCGAAGGCTCTGTCTTTGAGATAACCGTCAATGGTCAGAGAAAGTTCAGAGCAACACGAACTCTCTACATGAACTCCGATGGAACGGCAGTCCAAGTTTCAGGCACTGGCGACAGCGAACAAGAGGCAATCCGCAGGCGTGATGAGAACTGGAAAAAGCGATTAGTCCAGATGGGAGAACTTCCCCTCTCCGCATTAGGTGCAAAGCCTAAGGAACTCAAGATGACCACCGAGGAGATGTTCTGGGCGTGGCTTGAGTGGAAATCCAGACAGACCGCAAGCGAACGCCGCATCACCCCCATCGTGGTATCTCAGTATGAGGGCGTTATCAGACTTCACATCGCTCCGGCCTTTGGCAAAGTTCCTGTCCGCCTGGTTAGCAAAAAGATTGTTGAGGAGTTCCTTTTTGAAACACTCCCTAACAAGCGAAAGACCATCAAGGATTCAGAGGGTCGCCTTGTAGAGACCGATGAGGAACTAATCGGATTATCAAAGAGACGAGCAACTCAGGGCGTTATCAACATGGCCTTCAGGTGGGCGTATGAAGAAAAACTAATCAGCGAGAACCCTACTATTGGCGTTCCCAAGATAGACAAGCCAATTAGCCCTGCCAAAGATGAGCACCTGGAAAAGAAGCTTTGGTATCCCAGTTATCTCGCTGAGAAACTTGAGGGTCAGCAGGACGAGGCTCGTTGGATGCTGATGATTACATGCGGTCTGAGAGCAAGTGAAAAACTTGGGGCTGAGTGGAGTTGCTTCAGTCGCTTGACTGGTGGAGGACTGGCAACTTTTGAGGTCAGGCAACAGTTAGCGATTGACCCAAAGACAAAGCGTATCTACATCAAGCCAGACACAAAGACCACCGCAGGCAATCGAATCATTCCTCTTGATAAGCGGATGGTCAAAATCATGAAGAACTACAAAGCCATTCAAGACGAGTGGAAGAAACTCCCATCCTGGAACCCACCCAAAGGGCTTGAAGATTTGGTATTCACCACGCCTGAGGGTAAGCCGATACGCCACCAGACTGATACGAAACAATGGCGTTCTCTCCTGGCAAGTTTGAAGATGCCGTTTGTGAGACAACACGCAATGCGACACATCGCCATCAGTAGCATGGTCAAACTTGGGATGCCGATTGAAATCATTAGGTCTATCGCAGGGCATCAAAGCGAGGCCATCACAAGGGCGACCTACACGCACCTCTCACCTTCCGCAAAGATTGAGACCATCACCAATTACACAGACCAAGTTTTCAAAACCAGAGACAAGAAGAACGCAGAAAAAGGCGAGTTAGCGAAGCCTAAAAGTAAAGCGTCGGAGCGAAAGAATACGATTGAAAAATGA